The genomic region GCCCCGACGGCCCCGGTGGGTGGTGGATTCTCGACGAGCCTGAGCTGCACTTCGGCACTGACGTGCTGGTTCCCGATCTCGCCGGGTGGCGGCACGAGTGTATGCCGCGCGTGCCCGACGTTGCCTACTTCGAGCTTGCGCCCGATTGGGTGTGCGAAGTCGTGTCGCCCAAGACCGGGCGGCTCGACCGCGTCCGCAAGATGCCGGTCTACGCGCGCGAGCGGGTTGGCCATCTCTGGCTGGTGGATCCATCCGCGCACACGCTGGAGGTGTACCGCCTCGACGATCGGCACTGGGTGGTAGCCAGCACTTACGGCGATGCGGACCGCGCGCCCATCGAGCCGTTCAAGGCGATCGAGCTCGACCTGAGCCGGTGGTGGATCGACACGCCATCCAAGTAGCTCGCCGAGGAACCGCCCCGACGCGTTACCTCGACCACAAAGCCGCAGCTGCAGCCGCCGCTTGAGCCACTCAGTGATCTAGTCGCGCCGGCACCGCAAGCGCTCGGGATCTTCAGCGAGCAGAATCACCTCGTCGAC from Deltaproteobacteria bacterium harbors:
- a CDS encoding Uma2 family endonuclease, coding for MDPARRRATYEDLIQVPDHLVAEIVDGDLYATPRPASPHARASSAIGQDLAPFDRRPGSPDGPGGWWILDEPELHFGTDVLVPDLAGWRHECMPRVPDVAYFELAPDWVCEVVSPKTGRLDRVRKMPVYARERVGHLWLVDPSAHTLEVYRLDDRHWVVASTYGDADRAPIEPFKAIELDLSRWWIDTPSK